One Microbacterium trichothecenolyticum DNA window includes the following coding sequences:
- a CDS encoding lysophospholipid acyltransferase family protein translates to MGATYVLGRSLIAPLARAVYRPHVEGRDNVPRTGPVIFASNHLSFIDSIAIPVAAPRPVHFMAKSAYFEKWASRQFFTAIGAIPVERGAGQKALDALDQQRALLEDGRAVALYPEGTRSLDGRLYKGRTGVAFLALQTGAPVVPVGLIGTDKVMPVGAKIPTTKERITVRFGAPLDLSSHGPASSGRARRAATDEIMAAIHALSEQELANAYNEAPAHGTIERIKQALPHERL, encoded by the coding sequence ATGGGGGCGACGTACGTCCTCGGGCGTTCGCTGATCGCCCCGCTCGCCCGCGCCGTCTATCGGCCCCACGTCGAGGGCCGCGACAACGTCCCGCGCACGGGCCCGGTCATCTTCGCCAGCAATCACCTGTCGTTCATCGACTCGATCGCCATCCCCGTCGCCGCGCCCCGGCCGGTGCATTTCATGGCGAAGTCGGCGTACTTCGAGAAGTGGGCGTCGCGGCAGTTCTTCACCGCCATCGGCGCGATCCCCGTCGAGCGAGGGGCCGGCCAGAAGGCGCTCGACGCCCTCGACCAGCAGCGTGCACTGCTGGAAGACGGTCGCGCGGTCGCCCTGTATCCCGAGGGCACCCGGTCGCTCGACGGCCGACTGTACAAGGGCCGCACGGGCGTGGCGTTCCTGGCGCTGCAGACGGGCGCGCCCGTGGTGCCGGTGGGTTTGATCGGCACCGACAAGGTCATGCCGGTGGGCGCGAAGATCCCGACCACGAAGGAGCGCATCACGGTGCGTTTCGGGGCGCCCCTCGACCTGTCTTCGCACGGCCCGGCCTCGTCGGGACGGGCGCGCCGCGCAGCGACCGACGAGATCATGGCCGCGATCCACGCCCTCAGCGAGCAGGAGCTCGCGAACGCGTACAACGAGGCGCCCGCTCACGGCACCATCGAGCGCATCAAGCAGGCGCTCCCGCACGAGCGGCTCTGA